One Kiritimatiellales bacterium genomic window carries:
- a CDS encoding tetratricopeptide repeat protein: MENIFTDYPGVVWKADWAFRSSPADRTVFVTGAASGSVTMRGASWTLHVMPPAVSSGARFLSNGFSVRPRRRHKEIVELLAVAPGVISGRTANPFEPQLKAPDLKTGMDDAVWVENNKIITLLLCRDDRFALVHGEWSPDIAFGKAVAAVEEKFHLRIAVETWKRAPVAKTFSVSLQYNPPAALAAEAFFTRLRPRAGILSGMWSVTDGFDTETFSLNELYPLVNAWNIIDPAIALELVTTALALQQAGGGFPAWVEKSGRTSTAAAWPLIARAFELAWKNSGEKTLLRKTLPALRKYIQWALLYFDPHRDSLPAWQNELEAFIPDSYERNKATPELTVMLITEIEVILRLCAENDQVEPVVETLETERANLIKTLNTAFWNPDTKSFSNAWRNGHQLTEITFGSFMPLFWQELDVEKRQAVLRACEESHVIPGQPETSGRKYDRLLDAMRMPSIHQFFALAALQQSNAARGMRLAFINTARESFVTWFETEIKKNSGGNESPYSPGPVTSALILAVQDEFRHEAERAPVINRQVQKIGRRFKLDVSDLKFFIILAFLIIGVRMIYSINRNRNKSVNVTEAMLCYRHGRYTEALQIAQRHPDHPVAQFLQANLLMISERADEAEQLYLKALKKNMDSPSALFGLALAHQMSGKFDAAVKRYTNFIDLYSADYSEAAALAEEYLDLALEHFDKPPGWRRVFSLAMMNDF; the protein is encoded by the coding sequence ATGGAAAATATTTTCACAGATTATCCGGGCGTGGTATGGAAAGCGGACTGGGCTTTCCGCTCCAGTCCGGCGGATCGGACCGTTTTTGTTACCGGCGCCGCAAGCGGTTCGGTGACCATGCGCGGTGCGAGCTGGACGCTGCACGTAATGCCGCCGGCGGTTTCGTCGGGTGCGCGTTTTCTTTCGAATGGATTCTCGGTTCGCCCGCGCCGCAGGCATAAAGAAATTGTTGAACTGCTGGCGGTGGCGCCCGGCGTCATTTCCGGCCGTACTGCCAATCCTTTTGAACCGCAGTTGAAAGCACCGGATTTAAAAACCGGCATGGACGATGCGGTGTGGGTTGAAAACAATAAAATAATTACGCTGCTGCTTTGCCGTGATGACCGGTTCGCGCTGGTGCACGGCGAATGGTCGCCGGACATCGCGTTCGGCAAAGCAGTTGCGGCGGTGGAAGAAAAATTTCATCTGCGGATTGCGGTAGAAACCTGGAAACGCGCGCCGGTGGCAAAAACGTTTAGTGTGAGCCTGCAATATAATCCGCCGGCAGCGCTCGCGGCGGAAGCGTTTTTCACCCGGTTGCGTCCGCGTGCCGGAATTTTATCCGGCATGTGGAGTGTTACCGATGGATTTGACACCGAAACATTTTCACTGAACGAACTTTATCCGTTGGTCAACGCATGGAATATCATTGATCCGGCCATTGCACTGGAACTGGTAACCACTGCACTCGCACTGCAGCAAGCCGGCGGCGGATTTCCGGCGTGGGTAGAAAAAAGCGGCCGCACGTCCACCGCCGCCGCGTGGCCGTTGATTGCCCGGGCATTCGAACTTGCATGGAAAAACTCCGGCGAGAAAACACTGTTGCGTAAAACACTGCCGGCGCTGCGGAAATATATTCAGTGGGCGCTGCTCTATTTCGATCCGCACCGCGATTCCCTGCCCGCGTGGCAAAACGAACTCGAAGCGTTCATTCCGGACAGCTATGAACGCAATAAAGCCACGCCGGAATTAACCGTAATGCTGATTACGGAGATAGAAGTCATTCTCCGGCTGTGTGCCGAAAACGATCAGGTTGAGCCGGTGGTTGAAACGCTGGAAACTGAGCGCGCAAATTTAATCAAAACACTAAACACCGCATTCTGGAATCCGGACACAAAATCATTTTCTAACGCGTGGCGCAACGGACACCAGCTGACTGAGATCACCTTCGGCTCCTTCATGCCGCTTTTCTGGCAGGAACTCGATGTTGAAAAACGGCAGGCCGTTCTGCGTGCTTGCGAAGAATCGCACGTCATCCCGGGACAGCCTGAAACATCCGGGCGGAAATATGACCGGCTGCTGGACGCCATGCGCATGCCGTCGATTCACCAGTTCTTTGCGCTGGCGGCGCTGCAGCAGAGTAACGCTGCGCGCGGAATGCGGTTGGCGTTTATTAACACCGCACGCGAAAGTTTTGTCACCTGGTTCGAAACGGAAATAAAAAAGAATTCCGGCGGCAATGAATCGCCTTATTCGCCGGGACCGGTAACATCCGCGCTGATTCTCGCCGTGCAGGACGAATTCCGTCATGAAGCGGAACGTGCGCCGGTCATTAACCGGCAGGTGCAGAAAATCGGCCGGCGGTTTAAGCTTGATGTGTCCGACTTGAAATTTTTTATCATTCTTGCATTTCTGATTATTGGCGTACGCATGATCTACAGCATCAACCGCAACCGGAATAAGTCGGTGAACGTCACCGAAGCGATGCTGTGTTACCGGCACGGGCGTTACACCGAAGCGTTGCAAATTGCACAGCGCCATCCCGATCATCCGGTCGCACAATTTTTGCAAGCCAATCTGCTGATGATTTCTGAACGCGCGGATGAAGCTGAACAGCTTTATCTTAAAGCATTGAAAAAGAATATGGACAGTCCGTCTGCACTTTTCGGACTCGCGCTGGCGCATCAGATGAGCGGCAAATTTGATGCCGCCGTAAAACGCTATACAAACTTTATCGACTTATATTCCGCCGACTATTCCGAAGCCGCTGCACTTGCCGAAGAATATCTTGATCTTGCACTTGAACATTTTGATAAACCGCCGGGCTGGCGCCGCGTCTTTTCGCTGGCAATGATGAATGATTTCTAA
- a CDS encoding heavy-metal-associated domain-containing protein — protein sequence MLLLIAAALCAGAGCLRKDTRTETFHIESLQGAGDVAKLDRALRSVEGVIDARFDLSGKTATVIFNGRVLYLKNIEDTIVRAGYGLPNNPVKK from the coding sequence ATGCTTTTGCTCATTGCTGCTGCATTGTGTGCCGGCGCCGGATGTCTGCGCAAAGACACACGCACTGAAACATTTCACATTGAATCACTGCAAGGAGCCGGCGACGTTGCAAAACTTGATCGTGCGCTGCGCTCTGTTGAAGGTGTCATCGACGCGCGTTTCGATCTCTCCGGAAAAACTGCCACCGTCATTTTTAACGGGCGTGTTCTCTACTTAAAAAACATTGAAGACACCATCGTTCGCGCCGGTTACGGCCTGCCGAATAATCCGGTAAAGAAGTAA
- a CDS encoding MotA/TolQ/ExbB proton channel family protein codes for MVFGLSSLLISGVLFTAYGDSSLSGKVIVWILLASSVGVWTVMITKFSQINAARRESDGFLRAFHSERLIGGLKMKNIRYPQSPLYALYEIGMKALSNEFALLGVQFDQLLSGALDEKDFRRLNPSQLEAIRIVMDRTMADEALRLEEKMGVLATAVNACPFLGLLGTVWGVMEAFAGIATAGSAVLSAVAPGISSALLTTVVGLIVALPSSIGYNILTARIRQLTVQMDNFVQEFGSAVQQRYSVYGAE; via the coding sequence ATGGTTTTTGGATTATCGTCTCTTCTGATTTCCGGCGTGCTGTTCACCGCATACGGCGACAGTTCACTTTCCGGAAAAGTTATTGTCTGGATTCTGCTTGCAAGTTCTGTCGGCGTCTGGACGGTAATGATTACAAAATTTTCGCAAATTAACGCCGCACGCAGAGAGTCGGACGGTTTTTTGCGTGCGTTTCATTCCGAACGGCTGATCGGCGGATTGAAAATGAAAAATATCCGTTATCCGCAATCGCCGCTGTATGCACTGTACGAAATCGGCATGAAAGCGCTGTCAAATGAGTTTGCACTGCTCGGAGTACAGTTTGATCAACTGCTTTCCGGCGCGCTGGACGAAAAAGACTTCCGCCGGTTGAATCCGTCGCAGCTCGAGGCCATACGGATTGTGATGGACCGGACGATGGCGGATGAAGCACTGCGGCTGGAAGAAAAAATGGGCGTACTGGCAACGGCGGTGAATGCCTGTCCGTTCCTCGGTCTGCTCGGTACCGTGTGGGGCGTAATGGAAGCGTTCGCCGGAATCGCCACCGCCGGGTCGGCGGTGCTGTCGGCGGTGGCGCCGGGCATTTCATCGGCGCTGCTGACAACGGTTGTCGGGCTCATCGTTGCGCTGCCGTCGTCGATTGGCTACAACATTTTAACGGCACGAATCCGGCAGCTCACCGTACAAATGGATAATTTTGTGCAGGAATTCGGTTCAGCCGTTCAGCAGCGTTACAGTGTTTACGGCGCAGAATAA
- a CDS encoding energy transducer TonB, with translation MGEKSKKTFWWVLIAHIAVISIISVFPIIQCTRRPKPAPVEIITYVDIAAPSDAPSAAPASTPAPPQPEPAPEPPPEPKPEIPPPPTPEPKPEPKPVPKPEPKPEPPQPKWKPAEVVRQNRRIQNPDAPKEPERPKIDVNRIQQALQNAVSVGPTGSSSASFGWYYAEIKTRMYAAWRQPSTAVLGMTATAVITVEPNGTISYRAIRTPSGNAEFDQSVRAALNAVPRLSPPPSDLPSRTIEITFILSE, from the coding sequence GTGGGGGAAAAATCAAAAAAAACGTTCTGGTGGGTTTTGATCGCGCATATTGCCGTCATTTCCATCATTTCGGTTTTTCCGATCATCCAGTGTACGCGCCGCCCGAAACCGGCGCCGGTGGAAATCATCACATATGTCGATATTGCGGCGCCTTCGGACGCTCCGTCCGCTGCGCCGGCATCGACGCCGGCGCCTCCACAGCCTGAACCGGCTCCCGAACCTCCGCCGGAACCCAAACCGGAAATTCCGCCGCCGCCCACACCGGAACCTAAACCCGAGCCCAAACCCGTTCCGAAACCTGAACCCAAGCCGGAACCGCCCCAACCGAAATGGAAGCCGGCGGAAGTTGTCCGGCAGAATCGCCGTATTCAAAACCCGGACGCACCGAAAGAACCGGAACGTCCGAAAATTGATGTCAACCGCATTCAACAGGCACTTCAAAATGCGGTTTCCGTCGGACCGACCGGCAGCTCAAGTGCTTCATTCGGATGGTATTACGCAGAGATAAAAACCCGTATGTATGCCGCCTGGCGCCAGCCGTCCACCGCCGTTTTAGGCATGACCGCCACCGCCGTAATCACCGTCGAGCCAAACGGCACCATTTCCTACCGCGCTATTCGCACACCCAGCGGCAATGCCGAATTCGACCAGTCCGTTCGCGCGGCCCTTAACGCCGTGCCCCGATTGTCTCCGCCACCATCCGATTTGCCCAGCCGGACCATCGAAATAACCTTCATTTTATCTGAATAA
- the panC gene encoding pantoate--beta-alanine ligase: protein MKIISDPQEMQTAAQELRRAGKSIGFVPTMGFLHAGHLSLMNIAREKADVVVVSIFVNPAQFGPNEDFATYPRDFERDEQLCRDAGVDLLFYPAPAAMYLPDHSVWIDEEKLSGGLCGAARPGHFRGVCTVVAKLMNIVLPDCMVMGEKDAQQLRIIRRMVRDLNFPVEIISGATVRAADGLALSSRNRYLSAKERAEAVCLSRALNRAQALVESGEYRVSQLEAVIWAEIEKTSGSIDYIEFVDDETLEPVDVVEKPVLAALAVCFSGARLIDHTVLKSIQFSGTAGAD from the coding sequence ATGAAAATTATTTCTGATCCGCAGGAGATGCAGACAGCAGCGCAGGAGTTGCGGCGCGCCGGAAAATCCATTGGCTTTGTGCCGACGATGGGTTTTCTGCACGCCGGACATTTATCGCTGATGAATATTGCGCGCGAAAAGGCGGATGTGGTTGTTGTCAGCATTTTTGTAAATCCGGCGCAGTTCGGCCCGAACGAGGATTTCGCAACATATCCGCGCGATTTTGAGCGCGATGAACAACTGTGCCGCGACGCCGGCGTTGATCTGCTGTTTTATCCGGCGCCGGCCGCTATGTATCTGCCGGATCATTCGGTGTGGATCGACGAAGAAAAACTTTCCGGCGGGCTGTGCGGCGCGGCGCGTCCCGGACATTTCCGCGGCGTCTGCACGGTGGTTGCCAAACTGATGAATATTGTGCTGCCGGATTGTATGGTCATGGGCGAAAAAGATGCGCAGCAGCTGCGCATTATCCGCCGCATGGTGCGCGATCTGAATTTTCCGGTGGAGATCATTTCCGGCGCGACGGTACGCGCAGCGGACGGACTGGCACTGAGTTCGCGGAACAGATATTTGAGCGCAAAAGAGCGCGCAGAAGCTGTCTGCCTGTCGCGGGCGCTGAACCGGGCGCAGGCTCTGGTTGAATCCGGCGAATACCGTGTTTCGCAGCTGGAAGCGGTTATCTGGGCTGAAATTGAAAAAACGTCCGGAAGTATTGATTATATAGAATTTGTTGACGATGAAACGCTCGAGCCGGTTGACGTTGTCGAAAAACCCGTTTTGGCGGCGCTGGCAGTGTGTTTTTCCGGCGCACGGCTGATCGATCATACCGTGCTGAAATCAATACAATTTTCCGGCACAGCAGGGGCGGATTGA
- a CDS encoding biopolymer transporter ExbD has product MSRRKTSLIALKEISDINMTPLMDLTFILLITFIITFPLIEQGVPVNLPTGKASNIGNLESRSITIDKNGRLYFDQLPVTRDELAVELQIIAGIGNEAPVYVRADKEIKYELVADIMVLLHQAGISRMALVTQE; this is encoded by the coding sequence ATGTCACGTCGTAAAACCAGCCTGATTGCACTTAAAGAAATTAGCGACATCAACATGACGCCGTTAATGGATTTAACATTTATTCTGCTCATTACCTTTATCATTACTTTCCCGCTGATTGAACAGGGCGTGCCGGTCAATCTGCCCACCGGAAAAGCCTCGAACATCGGTAACCTCGAATCGCGCAGCATCACAATTGATAAAAACGGCCGGCTCTATTTTGATCAGCTTCCCGTAACCCGTGACGAACTGGCGGTGGAACTGCAGATCATTGCCGGAATCGGCAACGAAGCGCCGGTTTATGTGCGCGCCGATAAAGAGATAAAATACGAACTCGTTGCCGATATTATGGTGCTGCTGCATCAGGCCGGAATCAGCCGCATGGCGCTGGTGACACAGGAGTAA
- the folB gene encoding dihydroneopterin aldolase, giving the protein MDKIYIRDLALRCIIGVYPGERDSKQDILVSVTMETDLHAAGESDNLADTVNYKAIKLEILDFVENSSFQLIESLAENIAAICLKYAGVQTVTVTVDKPGALRFARSVAVEVTRTK; this is encoded by the coding sequence ATGGATAAAATTTATATTCGAGATTTAGCCCTGCGCTGCATCATCGGCGTCTATCCTGGGGAGCGCGACAGCAAGCAGGACATACTCGTCAGTGTCACCATGGAAACCGATCTGCACGCCGCCGGGGAAAGCGATAACCTCGCCGACACCGTAAACTATAAAGCCATCAAACTTGAAATCCTCGACTTCGTTGAAAACAGCAGCTTTCAGCTGATTGAATCCCTCGCCGAAAATATCGCCGCCATCTGCCTCAAATATGCCGGTGTTCAAACTGTTACGGTTACCGTCGATAAGCCCGGCGCTCTTCGTTTTGCCCGCAGCGTTGCGGTTGAAGTGACCAGAACAAAATAA
- a CDS encoding SDR family oxidoreductase: MNLTGKRALVTGGAVRIGRAITEALIAAGVDVIVHYKNSGDNAGTLSQTTIQADLNDPAQCETLIARAAEKFGTIDILINNAAVFYKTGLMESTYEKLLNELQPNLFAPLALMRGFARQMTAGKIINMLDRRITSHDTLCVPYMLGKKGLEELTKLAALEFAPEITVNAVAPGAVLPPPEQANDIAWEPAGKIPLEKRPTPADIAGAVIYLLKTDVITGQILYVDGGQNLLH, from the coding sequence ATGAATCTTACAGGCAAAAGAGCGTTGGTGACCGGCGGTGCGGTGCGCATCGGCAGAGCCATTACCGAGGCGCTGATCGCCGCCGGTGTTGACGTAATTGTCCATTATAAAAATTCCGGTGACAACGCCGGCACACTTTCACAAACGACAATTCAGGCCGACTTAAACGATCCGGCGCAATGCGAAACACTCATCGCGCGCGCCGCCGAAAAATTCGGCACAATTGATATTCTCATCAACAATGCCGCCGTTTTTTATAAAACCGGTTTAATGGAATCGACGTACGAAAAACTGCTGAACGAACTTCAACCCAACCTGTTTGCACCGCTGGCACTCATGCGCGGATTTGCCAGGCAAATGACCGCCGGGAAAATTATTAACATGCTCGACCGGCGCATCACGTCGCACGACACATTGTGTGTTCCATATATGCTCGGCAAAAAAGGACTGGAAGAATTGACCAAACTCGCCGCACTCGAATTCGCACCGGAAATCACCGTCAATGCCGTCGCACCCGGCGCTGTTCTTCCGCCGCCGGAGCAGGCAAACGACATCGCCTGGGAACCCGCCGGAAAAATTCCGCTTGAAAAACGTCCGACGCCCGCCGACATCGCCGGCGCAGTCATCTACCTCTTAAAAACCGATGTCATCACCGGGCAAATTCTCTATGTCGACGGCGGACAGAATTTGCTACATTGA